In Aquimarina sp. TRL1, a single window of DNA contains:
- a CDS encoding RagB/SusD family nutrient uptake outer membrane protein translates to MKKHFLIYKLLLVLIITGCNDEIEDIQPFTQGNPSTFFKDIQSFQNGVDGAYNKLRSYYQDPARGLQGIPDILSDNVVLAQTGRRSNEVFYDYRYNPNTELASSWIFNQGYEAVGAANLVIGQIDNLPDGDEKRNIHGQALAARALAHFDIVRLHAKIPTQSADANSSLGIPYIKVEDGDTGNPLATPARETVASNYQEIIEDLEKAASLISSETVEGRLNKNSVYGLLSKVYLYNGDYQLAINAADKVTTPLATAAELEDVYTDVSNAGLVIEFAINTTSETRNNNVGVLYSQTNSEGTKSEYVIDFDFFQSIDDNDARKSVMVFEADFADNKYNAVKKFLGEKGEVNGRVDIKVMRAAEVLLNKAEAQFELGNNAEALATLDELRAARDGGTGSGSETGQALEDAIQLNRRIELAFEGHRFFDIKRRGESINRSSKGDLIDGTGTPAEILTLAAGDNRFQFPIPADEVNANPNFKQNPGY, encoded by the coding sequence ATGAAAAAACACTTTTTAATATATAAACTTTTATTAGTACTTATCATTACGGGATGTAATGATGAAATAGAGGATATACAGCCCTTTACTCAAGGTAATCCTAGTACATTTTTCAAAGACATTCAATCATTTCAAAATGGAGTTGATGGAGCTTACAACAAACTAAGGTCTTACTATCAAGATCCTGCTCGTGGATTACAAGGTATTCCTGATATCTTATCTGATAACGTTGTGCTAGCACAAACAGGAAGACGTTCTAATGAGGTTTTCTATGACTACAGATATAACCCTAATACTGAATTAGCATCTTCTTGGATATTTAACCAAGGATATGAAGCTGTTGGAGCTGCAAATCTTGTAATTGGTCAAATAGATAACTTACCTGATGGGGATGAGAAAAGAAATATTCATGGTCAAGCATTAGCTGCAAGAGCCTTAGCTCACTTTGACATTGTTAGACTTCATGCTAAAATTCCAACCCAAAGTGCTGATGCTAATAGCTCACTAGGTATTCCTTATATAAAAGTTGAAGATGGAGATACAGGAAATCCTTTAGCAACTCCTGCAAGAGAAACCGTAGCATCTAACTATCAAGAAATCATTGAAGATTTAGAAAAAGCAGCTTCTTTAATTAGTAGTGAAACAGTAGAAGGTAGATTAAACAAAAACTCTGTTTATGGATTACTTTCTAAAGTATACCTTTACAATGGAGATTATCAGTTGGCTATCAATGCTGCAGACAAAGTAACAACTCCATTAGCTACTGCAGCAGAATTAGAAGATGTATATACTGATGTTTCTAATGCAGGGTTAGTAATTGAATTTGCTATAAACACCACCTCAGAAACCAGAAATAACAATGTAGGTGTATTATATAGCCAAACAAACTCAGAAGGAACCAAATCTGAGTATGTAATTGATTTTGATTTCTTTCAATCTATCGATGATAATGATGCAAGAAAATCAGTAATGGTATTTGAAGCTGATTTTGCTGATAACAAATACAACGCTGTTAAAAAATTCTTAGGAGAAAAAGGAGAAGTTAACGGAAGAGTAGACATAAAGGTTATGAGAGCTGCAGAAGTACTTCTTAACAAAGCCGAAGCTCAGTTTGAGTTAGGAAACAATGCTGAAGCGCTAGCTACTTTAGACGAATTAAGAGCCGCTAGAGATGGAGGAACTGGAAGTGGATCTGAAACTGGTCAAGCATTGGAAGATGCTATTCAATTAAATAGACGAATTGAATTAGCTTTTGAAGGACACAGATTCTTTGACATAAAAAGAAGAGGTGAATCTATCAATCGTTCATCTAAAGGTGATTTAATAGATGGAACAGGAACTCCTGCAGAGATATTAACTCTTGCAGCTGGGGATAATAGATTCCAATTCCCAATACCTGCAGATGAAGTAAATGCTAATCCAAACTTTAAGCAGAATCCTGGATACTAA
- a CDS encoding SusC/RagA family TonB-linked outer membrane protein, producing MRTKFSGILTLLLAFVVQLTFAQEKTVTGTVTDNSGLPLPGVNILIKGTNNGTQTDFDGNYSINASKGAIISYSYVGFVTKEIVIDNNDRINVSLQEDAAELEEVVIVGFGKKSKTTTTTAISTVAADDIEDMVPSTSIDNMLQGKAAGVQVTAQNGRPGQAAFIQIRGTGSVTAQTTPLYIVDGIPLDDDNVNNINPNDIESFSILKDAASSALYGSRAANGVVIITTKSGRSGDARITFRSSIGSATRIQDPYDMMDASQKLEIERQYAALGINNALNLPGASSSPEELARLRSFDTNWEDELLRNSFIQSNSVSVSGGSEKLNFFLSLGYDKNTGIIDRIKGFERISTRLNTSYQAKDWLKLGVNVAVSRNTTDRPRDRNNVQNPFRGMYTYRPYETLYERNDDGSFVYDELGNKVYNYTHTGFPIALALQTEPENNRNLLTLGNISAEMKLSNNFTNTFKTGITNRRFNRTSASIAGGVLQGYVGSAQFPGTQRDNQRITFEYNVSNIFTYTNTFGEAHNFDVSFLSEFYQRTITDLNVASRGFPTPDIRLQEVAAEQTDGTTNKFQNAIFGLGLLANYNYDQKYIVSASIRRDGSTRFGPENKYGYFYSGSVAWNIAKENFLANSNLVDDLKLRVSYGTSGNDNIGDFRYLDLLAFDQTYNGLTTAIPIGAGNPDIKWESQNQLDIGVEFGLWNNRITGAFDYYIKNSSDLLLDRPISATIGDNDNTILSNIGEIENRGFELGINADVIRNENFKWTVGGTISLIDNEVKKLVNGQDIIRGNTILREGEEINSHFLVRYAGVDPQNGQPLFLTKEGEVTTEYNASDAVIIKDKSPAADFEGGFYTDFQYKGFGIRGDFTFKGGNYIRNIQRSVVLDPNNIGDNLSADAFNYWKNPGDQNVLPSPLYANTSNQISTRFLQKGDFVRLRSLTLSYDFSKKALDKSPFSNFRVYAQGQNLLTFTDYEGDPEIGLGSAENLQPGDANFVPGAFSLFSYPQTKSYIIGIEVGF from the coding sequence ATGAGAACAAAATTCAGTGGAATTTTAACGCTACTGTTAGCGTTTGTTGTGCAATTAACTTTTGCGCAAGAGAAGACTGTCACAGGAACAGTGACAGACAATAGTGGGCTCCCACTTCCTGGAGTAAACATCCTTATCAAAGGAACCAATAACGGAACTCAAACTGATTTTGATGGAAACTATTCTATCAACGCTTCAAAAGGAGCGATAATATCTTATAGTTATGTAGGTTTCGTTACAAAAGAGATCGTTATAGACAATAACGATAGAATTAACGTATCATTACAAGAAGATGCTGCAGAATTAGAAGAGGTAGTAATTGTAGGATTTGGTAAAAAATCCAAAACAACCACTACTACAGCTATTTCTACTGTAGCAGCTGATGACATTGAAGACATGGTACCTTCAACTAGTATTGACAACATGCTTCAAGGTAAAGCTGCCGGTGTTCAGGTAACTGCTCAAAACGGTCGTCCAGGTCAAGCTGCATTTATCCAAATTCGAGGTACTGGTTCTGTTACTGCACAAACTACCCCATTATACATTGTCGATGGAATACCTTTGGATGACGACAACGTTAATAACATTAACCCTAATGACATTGAATCTTTTTCCATCTTAAAAGATGCAGCTAGTTCCGCTCTTTATGGTTCTAGAGCTGCAAATGGGGTTGTTATAATCACAACAAAAAGTGGAAGATCCGGAGATGCTAGAATTACATTTAGATCTTCTATAGGATCTGCTACAAGAATTCAAGATCCCTATGACATGATGGATGCTTCACAAAAGCTTGAGATAGAAAGACAATATGCTGCACTAGGAATTAATAATGCATTAAATCTTCCTGGAGCTTCCTCTTCTCCTGAAGAATTAGCTAGATTAAGATCTTTTGATACTAATTGGGAGGATGAATTATTAAGAAACAGTTTTATTCAATCCAATTCTGTGTCTGTTTCTGGGGGATCTGAAAAACTAAACTTCTTCCTTTCTCTAGGATATGATAAAAACACAGGTATCATTGACAGAATTAAAGGTTTTGAAAGAATATCTACAAGATTAAACACCTCGTATCAAGCTAAAGACTGGTTAAAACTAGGAGTAAATGTTGCTGTAAGTAGAAACACAACAGACCGACCACGAGACCGTAACAATGTACAGAATCCTTTTAGAGGTATGTACACGTACCGCCCTTATGAAACTCTGTACGAAAGAAATGACGACGGAAGTTTTGTATATGATGAATTAGGAAATAAAGTATACAACTACACTCATACAGGTTTCCCTATTGCACTAGCTCTACAAACTGAGCCTGAAAACAACAGGAACTTACTTACTTTAGGAAACATTTCTGCTGAAATGAAATTATCAAACAATTTCACGAATACATTTAAAACAGGTATAACAAACAGAAGATTCAACAGAACTAGTGCTTCTATCGCTGGTGGTGTTTTACAAGGATACGTAGGAAGCGCTCAATTCCCAGGAACACAAAGAGACAATCAACGAATCACATTTGAATATAATGTCTCTAACATATTTACATACACAAACACTTTTGGAGAAGCTCATAACTTCGATGTATCTTTTCTTTCTGAGTTTTACCAAAGAACAATTACTGACTTAAATGTAGCTAGTAGAGGGTTCCCTACTCCTGACATTCGCCTACAAGAAGTTGCTGCAGAACAAACTGATGGTACAACTAACAAGTTTCAAAATGCTATTTTTGGTTTAGGTCTTTTAGCTAACTATAACTACGACCAAAAGTATATTGTATCTGCGTCTATTAGACGAGATGGATCTACAAGATTTGGACCAGAGAATAAATACGGGTATTTTTATAGTGGTAGTGTAGCATGGAATATCGCTAAGGAAAACTTTTTAGCTAATTCGAATTTAGTAGACGACTTAAAACTTAGAGTATCATATGGTACTTCAGGAAATGACAACATTGGAGACTTTAGATACTTAGATTTATTGGCATTCGACCAAACATATAATGGTTTAACTACTGCAATTCCAATTGGAGCTGGAAATCCTGATATCAAATGGGAATCTCAAAATCAACTTGATATCGGTGTTGAATTTGGACTATGGAACAACCGTATTACTGGAGCTTTTGACTACTACATAAAAAACTCTAGCGACCTTCTTCTTGACAGACCTATATCTGCGACAATTGGAGATAATGATAACACTATCCTTTCTAATATTGGAGAAATTGAAAACCGAGGTTTTGAATTAGGAATTAATGCCGATGTTATCAGAAACGAAAACTTCAAATGGACTGTAGGAGGTACAATAAGTCTTATTGATAACGAAGTTAAAAAGCTTGTTAATGGTCAAGATATAATTAGAGGTAACACGATCCTTAGAGAAGGAGAAGAAATCAACTCTCATTTCTTAGTAAGATATGCAGGAGTAGACCCTCAAAATGGACAACCTTTATTTTTAACTAAAGAAGGTGAAGTTACTACAGAGTACAACGCAAGTGATGCTGTAATCATAAAAGACAAATCACCTGCCGCTGATTTTGAAGGAGGTTTCTACACTGATTTTCAATACAAAGGATTTGGTATTAGAGGAGACTTTACTTTCAAAGGAGGAAACTACATCAGAAACATCCAAAGAAGTGTTGTTCTTGACCCTAATAACATTGGAGACAACTTAAGTGCAGATGCATTCAACTACTGGAAAAACCCAGGAGATCAAAATGTATTACCAAGCCCTCTTTATGCCAACACCTCGAATCAAATCTCAACTAGATTTTTACAAAAAGGAGATTTCGTAAGACTTCGTAGTTTAACATTATCATACGATTTCTCTAAGAAAGCATTAGATAAGTCACCTTTCTCTAACTTTAGAGTATACGCACAAGGACAAAATCTTCTTACTTTTACAGATTATGAAGGAGATCCTGAAATTGGTTTAGGCTCTGCTGAAAACCTTCAACCAGGGGATGCTAACTTCGTTCCTGGAGCATTTTCATTATTTAGCTACCCTCAAACGAAGTCGTATATAATAGGAATTGAAGTTGGATTCTAA
- a CDS encoding SusD/RagB family nutrient-binding outer membrane lipoprotein, whose amino-acid sequence MKRIFNIYKAFILLIASSIVLISCEYNSTDVDPTRPNGDIVPVKAIMPIMQTQSHRNITAGLGRLSGIVMQQWNGIDAQQEGYTRYVIDENDSNAFWGTGIYAGSMRDCIDILSKTSDTEGVNSRGVAKIYLAANLGMVTNSWGDAPFSEAFLGEDNLFPKYDTQESIYANIIQLLDEAEADLNATDPLGSIQGSLITLDNAGWIKVANALKARYLIQLTKRDSQAATKALAAISKAMASNTEQAVFPFGNNQNEGNPLASFGILRPKTMGIDPYFDNLMTGDPRYDLYINSSGSVPLFDGSEDLFWAQYDSPGLLISYAEQKFIEAEALERTGGDGTSALIEAVTANMEYIGVDAADIATYTGALSLGGSLEADIEAIILEKYKALYGNTPIEVWNDYRRTGYPNLTPNPNGSNGFNPSGVIPRRWLYPISERVSNPNSFQAALDAQGGHLLDVDIWAFKD is encoded by the coding sequence ATGAAAAGAATATTCAACATATATAAAGCTTTTATTCTCCTGATAGCATCAAGTATCGTTTTGATATCATGTGAATATAATAGTACCGATGTAGACCCAACCAGACCAAATGGTGATATTGTCCCTGTAAAAGCTATAATGCCAATAATGCAGACTCAATCACACAGAAACATAACTGCTGGTCTGGGGCGTTTATCCGGGATTGTAATGCAACAATGGAATGGAATTGACGCACAACAAGAAGGATACACCCGATATGTAATTGACGAAAATGATTCTAATGCATTTTGGGGTACTGGAATTTACGCTGGTTCTATGAGAGATTGTATCGACATTTTAAGTAAAACTTCAGACACAGAAGGTGTAAACAGTAGAGGGGTTGCTAAAATTTATCTAGCTGCTAATCTAGGAATGGTTACCAATTCATGGGGGGACGCTCCTTTTTCTGAAGCTTTCTTAGGGGAAGACAACTTATTTCCTAAATATGACACCCAAGAATCAATTTATGCAAATATTATTCAATTACTTGATGAAGCTGAAGCAGATTTAAATGCTACTGATCCATTAGGAAGTATTCAAGGTAGTTTAATAACATTAGACAACGCTGGATGGATCAAAGTAGCGAACGCACTAAAAGCTCGTTATCTTATTCAATTAACAAAGAGAGACTCTCAGGCAGCTACGAAAGCGTTAGCCGCTATATCGAAAGCAATGGCAAGTAATACTGAACAAGCTGTATTCCCGTTTGGAAACAATCAAAACGAAGGTAACCCACTTGCTTCTTTTGGTATCCTGAGACCTAAAACAATGGGAATCGATCCGTATTTCGACAACTTAATGACTGGCGATCCCAGATATGACTTATATATAAATTCATCTGGATCTGTCCCTTTATTTGATGGATCCGAAGATCTTTTTTGGGCTCAGTACGACTCTCCCGGTTTACTAATAAGCTATGCTGAACAAAAGTTTATAGAAGCAGAAGCTCTAGAACGTACTGGTGGAGACGGAACTTCAGCATTAATAGAAGCGGTTACTGCTAACATGGAATATATTGGCGTTGACGCTGCAGATATAGCAACATATACAGGAGCATTGTCCTTAGGGGGATCTTTAGAAGCTGACATTGAAGCTATTATTCTAGAAAAATATAAAGCTTTATATGGAAACACACCTATCGAAGTTTGGAATGACTACCGAAGAACTGGTTACCCCAACTTAACACCTAATCCTAATGGCTCTAATGGTTTTAACCCTTCTGGAGTAATTCCTAGAAGATGGTTATACCCTATTTCTGAGAGAGTTTCTAACCCAAATTCATTTCAAGCTGCTCTAGACGCTCAAGGAGGTCATCTACTAGATGTTGATATTTGGGCATTCAAAGATTGA
- a CDS encoding SusC/RagA family TonB-linked outer membrane protein, producing MKQTSKQILMLFTALIVQLTFAQEKTITGTVTDSNNMPLPGVNILIRGTNTGTQSDFDGNYSIQANKGSVLVYKYLGFSTKEVAVGDNPTINVKLAEDAAELEEVVVTARGLKAKPRSLSYAIATVGDDEIENTGEVNLVSSLTAKAPGVSVVSSSGSVGASANIRIRGNTSILRNNSPLFIVDGVPIDNSSVGNGTGGADNSNRAIDINQNDIESISILKGIAAQTLYGLRAANGVVIINTKKGRSGSPTVSINTTVQMSEITQVPDLQREFAQGNNGVYSGPESQAGSSWGPRVSTLEYNGDTSYPYHRFGALVPAGTGNGRAAETYDHYDFFVKGLLTDLNASVRGGTENIKYYISAGKLDQTGVSPRENFAKKSFRSDITANLSQNFEISASGAFVNSGGQRVQRGSNISGIMLGLLRTTPTFDNGNGLKGKAAADELSVYQLSDGTQRSYRAGVYDNPYWTVAKNPSIDDVNRFTGRLSLEYRPYEWLTLQGRYAYDRYSDIRKNSRDIFSAGSRAGRVIDDNIFNEDITTNFMALFNKNLSEKITFNGLVGYEHYSTDYLRRTAQGDGLTIPGFFDLSNTSTQINTNQVFKKELDAVYADAKFGFNEILFLNASLRNDWSSTLPTDNNDFLSYSTGLSFVFSELFENEILNYGKLRASYGKTGNDAPIYSTKTFYQPGVASGDGFILGGNNNFPAFGVVALERAGRSGSNQITPEKTTEYEIGGELKFFNSRIGLDITYYDKTTVDQVFSVDAAPSTGFTGRTSNAGKIENKGFEIGANFTPVRTDNFSWDLNINWTSYESKVIELAPGVESFTLEGFTSTSSRVLPGESYGAIFGSKYLRDDNNNILIDDNGLPIVDPESGIIGDPIPDWQMGIKNTFSYKNLSIGFLFDIKQGGDMWCGTCGILDFFGVSQKTGDQREITNFVYDGIVQSTGQRNTQEVALADNTTGVNVWTRNGFGGIGEDSVFDTSWVRLREASLTYNFGEKLTKATPISSGSITFSGRNLWLSTDYPGVDPETNLTGDSNGIGLDYFNQPNTRSYAVSLKLNF from the coding sequence ATGAAACAAACAAGTAAGCAAATTTTAATGCTGTTTACAGCATTAATTGTGCAATTGACTTTTGCGCAAGAAAAAACAATTACTGGTACTGTCACAGACAGTAATAACATGCCTTTACCTGGTGTAAACATTCTTATCAGAGGTACAAATACTGGAACACAATCTGACTTTGACGGAAACTACTCCATTCAAGCAAACAAGGGATCTGTTTTAGTATACAAATATCTAGGATTTTCTACTAAAGAAGTAGCTGTTGGAGACAACCCAACTATCAATGTCAAATTAGCGGAAGATGCTGCTGAGCTTGAAGAAGTGGTGGTAACTGCTCGAGGACTAAAAGCAAAACCTCGTTCTTTAAGTTACGCTATAGCAACCGTTGGAGATGACGAGATAGAAAACACTGGAGAAGTAAACCTAGTAAGTTCTTTAACAGCAAAAGCTCCTGGAGTATCTGTAGTATCTTCTTCTGGTTCTGTTGGAGCCTCAGCTAACATCAGAATACGTGGTAACACTTCTATTTTAAGAAACAACTCTCCTCTTTTTATTGTTGACGGAGTCCCAATTGACAACTCAAGTGTAGGAAACGGAACAGGAGGAGCAGACAATTCTAACAGAGCTATTGACATCAACCAAAATGACATCGAAAGCATTTCGATTCTTAAAGGAATTGCGGCTCAAACATTATATGGTTTACGTGCTGCAAATGGAGTTGTAATAATCAATACAAAAAAAGGACGATCAGGAAGCCCGACAGTTTCAATTAATACAACTGTTCAAATGAGTGAAATTACTCAGGTTCCAGATTTACAGAGAGAATTTGCTCAAGGAAATAATGGTGTCTACTCAGGTCCAGAATCTCAAGCAGGATCAAGTTGGGGACCTAGAGTCTCAACATTAGAATATAATGGCGACACATCCTATCCGTATCATAGATTTGGAGCGTTAGTCCCTGCTGGCACTGGAAATGGGCGTGCAGCAGAAACATATGACCATTATGATTTCTTTGTCAAAGGACTCCTAACCGACCTAAACGCCTCTGTAAGAGGAGGAACAGAAAACATCAAATACTATATCTCTGCAGGAAAACTTGATCAAACAGGGGTTTCTCCTCGAGAAAACTTTGCTAAAAAATCTTTCAGATCAGACATCACTGCTAATCTTTCTCAAAATTTTGAAATTTCCGCAAGTGGAGCTTTTGTTAACTCAGGAGGTCAAAGAGTACAAAGAGGATCAAATATATCTGGTATTATGTTAGGTCTTCTTAGAACAACTCCTACTTTTGATAATGGAAATGGCTTAAAAGGAAAAGCTGCAGCTGACGAACTTTCTGTTTACCAACTTTCTGATGGAACGCAAAGAAGTTATAGAGCGGGAGTTTACGACAACCCATATTGGACAGTTGCAAAAAACCCTTCTATAGACGATGTTAACAGATTTACAGGAAGGTTATCTCTTGAATACAGACCTTACGAATGGTTAACTTTACAAGGGAGATACGCCTATGATAGATATAGTGATATCAGAAAAAATTCAAGAGATATTTTCTCTGCTGGTAGTAGAGCCGGTCGTGTCATTGATGACAATATCTTTAATGAAGATATCACCACTAACTTTATGGCCTTATTCAACAAAAATTTATCTGAAAAAATTACATTTAACGGATTGGTTGGTTACGAACATTATAGCACAGACTATCTTAGAAGAACAGCACAAGGTGATGGTCTAACTATTCCTGGTTTCTTTGACCTATCTAACACATCCACTCAAATCAACACTAATCAAGTATTTAAAAAAGAATTAGATGCTGTATACGCAGATGCTAAATTTGGTTTCAACGAAATACTTTTCTTAAACGCCTCCTTAAGAAATGATTGGTCTTCCACACTTCCTACTGATAATAATGACTTTTTATCTTACAGTACAGGATTAAGCTTTGTGTTCTCAGAGCTATTTGAAAACGAAATCCTTAACTACGGAAAACTAAGAGCTTCTTATGGTAAAACTGGTAACGATGCACCTATTTATTCTACTAAGACCTTTTACCAACCAGGAGTTGCTTCAGGTGATGGCTTCATTTTAGGAGGAAACAATAATTTCCCTGCTTTTGGGGTAGTTGCCTTAGAAAGAGCTGGTCGTTCAGGAAGTAATCAAATTACTCCTGAAAAAACGACAGAATACGAAATAGGAGGAGAATTAAAATTTTTCAATTCCAGAATTGGATTAGATATCACATATTATGACAAGACTACAGTCGATCAAGTATTCTCTGTTGATGCAGCACCTTCGACAGGATTCACTGGTCGCACTTCAAATGCAGGTAAAATAGAAAATAAAGGATTTGAAATTGGAGCTAACTTTACTCCTGTAAGAACGGATAACTTTTCTTGGGATCTAAATATTAACTGGACATCATACGAATCAAAGGTTATTGAATTAGCTCCAGGAGTTGAATCATTTACCTTAGAAGGATTCACTTCTACATCATCAAGAGTTCTTCCAGGTGAATCATACGGAGCCATCTTTGGAAGTAAATACTTAAGAGATGACAATAACAATATCCTAATAGACGATAATGGACTTCCGATAGTCGATCCTGAATCTGGAATTATAGGAGATCCAATACCTGATTGGCAAATGGGTATTAAAAATACATTCTCATACAAAAATTTATCTATCGGCTTTTTATTTGACATAAAACAAGGAGGTGATATGTGGTGTGGTACTTGTGGAATATTAGACTTCTTCGGAGTATCTCAAAAAACAGGAGACCAAAGAGAAATCACAAATTTTGTGTACGACGGAATTGTACAATCAACTGGGCAAAGAAATACTCAGGAAGTAGCGTTGGCTGATAACACAACCGGAGTTAATGTGTGGACAAGAAATGGTTTCGGGGGTATTGGAGAAGATAGCGTTTTTGACACATCTTGGGTACGTTTAAGAGAAGCTTCTCTAACTTATAATTTTGGGGAAAAACTAACTAAAGCAACACCTATTTCTTCTGGATCAATAACCTTTTCTGGAAGAAACTTATGGCTTAGCACAGATTACCCGGGAGTTGACCCTGAAACAAATTTAACAGGTGATTCTAATGGTATTGGTTTAGATTACTTTAACCAGCCAAACACAAGAAGCTATGCTGTTTCTCTTAAACTTAATTTCTAA